The nucleotide window GATGTCGGTGACGGTGACGAGGTCGTGGCGGCGGGCGTAGGACCACAGCATGGGTCCGGCCAGGTAGCCGACCGCGTAGCCGCAGGAGAGGTAGGCGACCACGTAGAGCACGGGGACGCCGTAGTTGTAGCCCCAGCCGGCGGCGCCCAGGTAGCTGAAGCTGGTGTAGCTCTCGCCGGCCATCAGCACCCAGATGAAGACGGTGCCCAGGCTGCGTCCGCCCACCGACCACTCCCCCAGCCCGCCGGCCCGGCCGTGGCCGCGTACCGCGAGCAGGCCGAGGACCACGGTGAGCACCATGAAGGCGGCGAAGACCGAGGTGGCGACGGTGGCGTTCACCGGCGGGCCGCCGGGTCCCCGCGGTGCGCCAGCCAGACGGCGACCGGGGTGGCCACGGTGGCGAGCAGCATCCAGAAGAACAGGAACGGAATCCCGAAGACCGTCGGCCGTACCCGGTTGACCAGCGGAAGCGCCACCAGGAAGAGCGCGTACGGAACGAGCAGCCAGAGCAGTGACCGGCGGCGGGCGAAAGGCTTGGACACGGCGACGACCCTAACGCGCCCCCACCGGGCGGCGCGGCTCCTCGGCACGCAACCGCGCCCACACCACCAGCCGGTAGCGCGAGGTGAACTCCGGCGTGCAGGTGGTGAGTGTGAGGTAGTAACCGGCCCCGGTCATCCGCCGCTCCGGGTGGACGCCGCTGTACGGGACGGGGGCGATCACCGTGCCGTCGTACGGGGAGGTCTGCGGCACGGTCTGCTCGACGGCGTAGGTGTAGCGGGCGTCGGCGGTCTCGATGAGCACGGTGTCGCCGGGGCGTACCCGGTCGAGGTGGCGGAAGGGTTCGCCGTGGGTGTTGCGGTGGCCGGCGAGGGCGACGTTGCCGGGCTGTCCGGGTTCGGCGGTGCCCGGGTAGTGGCCGACGTAGCCGAGGTTGAGCACGGTGGCCTTGTCGGTGCCCTCGGCGATGGGCGCGGTCAGGCCGATGGCGGGGACGCGGATGACGGCGTAGCCGGAGCCGGGACGGGGGTCGCCGGGGGCGGGGCCGCCGGCGGTTCCGTGGTGGCCGGCGGGTGACGGGGCGGGGCCGCCGCGATCCGGTCCGGCGGACGGCGGCGGCGTGGCGCCCGGGGCGGCCGAGGGGCGGGCGTCCCAGTCGCGTTCCAGCGCCGCCACCTCGTGCCGGGCACCGGCCTCGGCCTCGGCGTTGGTCCACCACAGCGCGTGGACGACCAGCAGCAGCACCACGGCCCCGATGGTCACCGCCGCCTCGCCCAGCGCCCACAGCACGCGCCCGGCCCATCTCATGGCCGCACACGGTAACTGACGATGCGTCAGCTTGCCAGGCTCAGGCGCCCGCCAGCCGGGAGACGGTGTAGATCAGCAGCCCGGCCAGCGCGCCGACCACGGTGCCGTTGATCCGGATGAACTGCAGGTCGCGGCCGACGTGGGCCTCGATCTTGCGGGAGGTCTGGTCGGCGTCCCAGCTCGCCACCGTCTCGGTGATCAGCGCGGTGATCTCGTCCCGGTAGGTGGTCACCACGTAGGTGGCGGCGTCCTCCAGCCAGCCGTCCACCTTCTCACGCAGCCGGGCGTCGGAGGTCATCCGGGCACCCAGCGAGAGCAGCGCGGACCGGGTGCGCAGCCGCAGTTCGCTGCGTTCGTCCTCGGCGGCGGCGACCACGGTGGCGCGGACCGCGTTCCACGCCGACTCGATGACGTCCTGCACCTCGGCGCGGGCGAGCAGATCGCGCTTGAGGCGTTCGACCCGGGCCCGGGTGTCGGGGTCGGAGCGCAGTTCGGCGGCGAAGTCGGCGAGGAAGCGGTCGATCGCGCCGCGCGCCGGGTGGTCGGGCATGTCGCGCATCTCGGTGACGAAACGCAGCAGTTCCTTGTAGACCCGCTCGCCGATCCGGCGGTCCACGAAGCGCGGGGTCCACCCCGGGGCGCCGCCCTCGACGGCGGCCATCACCGAGTCGCCGTGGGCCACCAGCCAGTCGCGGGCGCGGACGCAGACCAGGTCGACCACCTTGCGGTGGCCGCCGTCGGCCACCACGCGGTCCAGCATCCGGCCGAGCCCGGGGGCGACCTCCAGCGCGTCGGCCCGCCGGTTGACCGCCTCGGTGACCACCGCCTGCACGTCGGAGTCGCGCAGTACGGTCAGCGCGCCGCGCAGCGCGGCGGCGGCCTGCTCGGTGACCCGGTCGGCGTGCTCGGGCTCGGAGAGCCAGCGGCCGAGCCGGGCGCCGATGCCGACCGCGCGCAGCCGGGCCCGTACCACCGGCGCGGACAGGAAGTTCTCGCCGACGAACTCGCCGAGCGAGCGGCCGAGGACGTCCTTCTTGGTGGGGATGATCGCGGTGTGCGGGATCGGCAGCCCCAGCGGGCGCTTGAAGAGCGCGGTGACCGCGAACCAGTCGGCCAGCGCGCCGACCATGCCGGCCTCCGCCGCCGCCGAGACGTACCCCGCCCAGGCCCCGGCACCGGCCGCCTGGGCCCACCGGGCGAGCCCGTAGACCACCGACGCGGTGACCAGGAAACCGGTCGCGATCAGCTTCATCCGCCGTACCCCGCGCCGCCGTTCGGCGTCCGCCGGGCCGAAGGCGAAGCCGCCGGGGTGCCCCGGTCCGGTCCGTTCCGCCGGGCGCTTCGCACCGGTATTCGTCACCGCGTCCATCCGTTCCACCCCGTGATTCTCCCTGGCCGGCCGCTTCCGGCCACGGTGGTGGAACGAACGGCGGGTTCCCGTCGTCCTCCCCGGTGGCGGCCGGTGCCCGTACCGGCGACGGGCCGTCGGAAGGGTGTGCGGACGCCGTGGGATCATGGAAGGGTGCCGCGGACCGGATTCGCGGTGCGCGTCGGCGCCGTGCGCCCGGACGCGCCCGCCGCGCCGGGAGCCCGCGTCTGCCCGAGGAATCCGAGGAGAAGCACCGCGTGACCCGGAAATCCGGTTATGCCCTGCTCGCCGCGCTGGCCGCGGTGGTCGCCCTGGTCTGTACCGCGATCGTGGTCGGCGTCGGGGGCGCACGGACGGAGACGTCCACCGACGCCGAGGCGCCCCGCCCCAGGGCCTCGGCCGCCGCCCCCGCCATCGCCGGCACCTGGGTGGGCACCTGGTCCGCCGCCGCCGCGGCGACGGAGCCCGACACCCCGCACGGCTACCCGGACACCTCGATCCGCAACGTGGTCCACACCAGCGTCGGCGGCACCGCGGCCCGGGTGCAGCTCTCCAACGTCTTCGGCACCGTCCCGGTGACCTTCACCCACGTCACCCTCGGGGTGGCCGACGCGCCCAGCAGCCCCCGCGCGGTCCCCGACACCCTCACCACGCTGGCGTTCGGCGGACGCCCGGCGGTGACCATACCGGCGGGCCAGTCGGTGGTGAGCGACGCGGTACGGCTGCGCGTGCCCACCGCAGCCGACCTGCTGATCACCACCTACTCGCCCACCCCGGCCGGGCCGGTCACCTACCATCCGCACGCCCGGCAGACCTCCTACCTGGCCCACGGCGACCACGCCGGCGACCCGTCCGGCGCCGCGTTCACCGAGCGGAGCCCGTACTGGCGTTACGTCACCGCCGTCGACGTGTGGACCGACGACGCGAACGGTGCCGTGGTCGCCCTCGGCGACTCCATCACCGACGGCGTCACCTCCACCGTGGACGCCGACCACCGCTGGCCCGACTACCTGGCGCAGCGCCTGCGCACCAGCCCGGACGGCCCCCGGCTCGGCGTCCTCAACGCCGGCATCAGCGGCAACCGGATCCTCACCGACGCCGCCCCCTCCATCGCCTGGAACGGCCCGCGCGCCCTGGAACGCGCCTTCCGCGACGCGCTCTCCCGCACCGGCGTCAAGGCGATGGTCGTCGAACTCGGCATCAACGACATCATCGAACTGCCGCACCGGACCGACCCCGACGCCATCGTGGCCGGCCTCCAGCAGATCACCCGCGAGGCCCACGCCCACGGCGTCCGGGTGGTCGGCGGCACCCTGATGCCCTTCGGCGGCCAGCGCAGCTGGACCCCGGCCCTGGAACGGGTACGCCAACGCGTCAACGCCGCCATCCGCAGCGGCAAGGTCTTCGACGACGTCGTCGACTTCGACCACGCCCTGCGCGACCCGCGCCACCCGCAGCGCCTGCTGCCCGCCTACGACTCCGGCGACCACCTCCACCCCACCGACGCGGGCTACGAGGCGATGGCCGACGCGCTCTCGCTGCCCACGCTGACCGGTCCCGCCCCGGCCGGGGTCTGACCGCCCAGCGACCGCTCAGCCACGTACGCGAGGCGTTCCTCGAACACCTCCGCCGCGCGCGGCGTGATCGTCCTGAGCGCCACCATGCTCGTGACGATCACGTCGCACAACTCCGCCTGCACGTCCTCCCACGTATGGCTCCGGCCCTTGCGCGGATTCCCCCCGGTCACCCCGTGCACCGCCTCGGCCACCTCCCCCGCCTCCTCGGTGATCTTCAACACCCGCAACAACCGCGCCACCTCCGGCGGTGCCGTCCCGCACTCCTCGTCGAGCCAGCGGACGAGGCGGTCGACGGTGTCCCAGTGGGTTCGCATGTGGTGCTCCATGGAGGACACCGTACGGGGGCCGGGCGTCATCGGGGGACCGCGTTCCGGTTCCGCGCCGACAGCCTCATCTCGGCCCAGACGCTCTTGCCGACGACCTGGGGGACCACGCCCCAGCGTCCGGCCAGGGCCACCACCAGCAGCAGCCCGCGTCCGCCCTCGGCGCCGTCCACGTCCGCCGCCGGGCACCGGCCGCCGTCCCCACCGTCCGGAACGCCGGTGGCCCAGTCGCGCACCTCCACCCGCAGGCACGGCCCGTCGAGGTGATACGCCACGGCCACGCCGCTGCCCCGTGAGGCCCGTCCGTGGACGACCGCGTTGGTGACCAACTCGCTGACCAGCAGCGCCAGATCGTCCGCGATCTCCGGGATGCCCCACTCGGCGGCCAGTTGCCGGGCCCTGCCGCGCGCGGCGGTGACGGCGGGCCGGTACCGCCGGTACCGGAGGTGTTCCGTCCGCTGGACAGTCATGCGCGCCCCCTTGGCACAGGTGTGTGGCCATACCTCGATCCGGTGACAGTGCGTTGATGGCTCATCGACACTGTGCGAGCATCATGCGCAGCAACGCTGATGAAGTGTCAAGTCCACACTTTGCCGATTCGCACCCATGGTTGCCGCCGCCCAGCGGTGAACGGCAGACTTGACCTGCGCAAGGAGTAGGGGGACGTCCCGAAAATGCCCATCAACACCAACCCGACGATCCGTCAACGGCGTTTGGCGAGGCGACTGCGCGAGCTGCGGACCGCCGCCGGGCTGACCTACGCCGACGTCTCCGAGGTACTGGGCTCCGACCGGTCCAAGATCGGGCGCATCGAGAACGCGCAGTCGGGCATCCGCCTCCCGGATCTGCGGGCCCTGCTGGACGCCTACGGCGTGACCGACCCCGCGCAGCGGCACGAGATCGAAGTGCTGGCGCGCGAGTCGAAGCAGAAGGGATGGTGGTCCCGCTACAGCCACGCCGTCGACTCCGCCTACGCCGCGTACGTGGCCGTGGAATCCGACGCCGGCGAGCTGTACAACGTCGAGACCCACCTCGTACCGGGCCTGCTGCAAACTCCCGAATACACCAAGGCCCTCATCGAGTTGCAGGTTCCCGACGCCACCGCCGAACACGTCGAAACGCAGATCACCGTACGCAGCGAACGCCGCAAGGTACTCACCCGGGAAAACCCGCTCCAACTGTGGGTCATCATCTCCGAAAGCGTGCTCCACCACCGGGTGGGCTCCCGGGGCGTCATGAAGGCCCAGCTCGAATCGCTGGCCGAGGACAGCAGACTGCCCAACGTGCAGCTCCAGGTACTCCCCCGCGAGGACCCGATGAACGCCTGCCTGTTCGGGCCGTTCGTCATCATGAGCTTTCCGACGGCCAGCGAGACGGACGTGGTCTACACCGACTCGTCCACCAGCACCGTCTACTACGAGGACCCGGCCGACGTCGATGTCTACACCACACTGTTCCGCCGCTTGAACATGGCGGCGACAAACGTCAACAAGTCACGGGCGCTCATCCTGGACGCCATAAGGGAAATGGGGTAGACGATGAATACGTACATCGAATCCGCGTCGGCGGCCGGAGTTGAGTGGACGAAGTCTTCCCACTCGGGAAACAACAACAACTGCGTCGAAGTCGCCGCACTCGGCACCGGCATACGCGCCATACGTGACAGCAAGGACCCGCACGGCCCCGCGCTGACCTTCACGGCAAGAGAATTCGCCGCGTTCGTACACGCCGCCGCGGACGGCGAGTTCGACTGAGCCGAGGCACACGGAACGTGGCCGAAGCCGGGGAGGACGAGCTGGCCGCCGCCGAGGAGCAGCTGCGGCTCGCGCTCGGCATCCACGGCCTGGACCGCGGGCGCACCCGGGCGATCGTCCTCGCCGGCCTCGGTCACGTCCAGCTCGAGCAGGGTGACACCGGCCGGGCGCTGGCGACCTGGCAGGCGTTCCTCGACTGCGCGACCGGGGTGCGTTCGGTGCGGGTGGACAACGGGCCGGCCGGCATCACCGCGCGGCTGCGGAGCGTCCCCGCAGGCCCCGCCGCGCAGGCGCTCCGGGAGCGGATCGCCGGCCTCGGCTGAAGGCGGCGCCGACCTGGACGTTGCGCCATCCCGGTGGAAAGATCCCGCCGTTCGGAGCGTCACAAGGTAGTTACGGGTACAACCTCAGGCCATGGCCGAGGAGTCTGTACAGACATGAGCGACGAGCCTTCACGGCCGGACGACGGGGACGCGCGGGCACACGGCGCGGGGCACCGGCACCGCAGGAGGCGCCGGCGGACCGGGTGGCGGCGGCTGGTGCCGACGTGGCGGATGACGCTCGGCGGGGTGCTGCTGTTGCTGCTGCTGGTGTGCGGCGGGTTCGTCGCGGGGTACCTGCTGGTGGACATCCCGCCCGCGAACGCCGCGGCGACCGCGCAGAACAACGTGTACCTGTACGCGGACGGGACCACCGAGATCGCCCGCAGCGGCGCGGTCAACCGGCAGAACGTACCGCTCAGCCAGGTGCCCCGCAGCGTGCAGCACGCGGTGCTGGCGGCGGAGGACCGCGACTTCTACTCGGAGTCGGCGGTGGACCCGCGGGCGATGGTGCGGGCGGCGTGGTACACCCTCAACGGCCGTGGCCGGCAGTCGGGTTCGACCATCACCCAGCAGTACGTGAAGAACTACTACCTCACGCAGTCGCAGACGGTGAAGCGCAAGGTGGAGGAGTTCTTCATCGCCATCAAGCTGGACCGCGAGGAGAGCAAGGACCAGATCCTCGAAGGCTATCTGAACACCAGCTTCTACGGCCGCAACGCCTACGGGATCCAGGCCGCCGCGCACGCGTACTACAACAAGGACGTCTCCAAGCTGACCACCGCCGAGGGCGCGTACCTGGCCTCGTTGCTCAACGCGCCGAGCGCGTACGACGTGGTGGCCGAGCCGCAGAACAGGGACCGGGCGGTGGCCCGCTGGAACTACGTGCTGGACGGCATGGTCAAGAAGGGGTGGCTGAGCGCGGCGGAGCGGCAGCGGATGCGGTTCCCGATGCCGGTGAAGTCGGTGCTGGGCAACGGGCTGTCCGGGCAGCGCGGTTACCTGGTGGAGGCGGTGCGCAACTACCTGATCGAGAACAAGGTGGTGGACGAGCAGACGCTCGCGGCGGGCGGCTACCGCATCGTCACCACCATCGACAAGGCCAAGGAGGACGCCTTCGTCAAGGCCGCCCAGGACCAGTTGCTGAGCAAGCTGAGCGGTTCCGGCAGCGACCGGTACGTACGGGCCGGCGGCGCATCGGTGGATCCGGCCACCGGGGACGTGGTGGCGCTCTACGGCGGCCTGGACTACACCAAGCAGTACGTCAGCAACGCCACCCGCCACGACTACCAGGTGGGGTCGACGTTCAAGCCGTTCGTGCTCGCCTCGGCGCTGGAGCACTCGGCCAGCACCCAGGACGGGCAGCCGATCACCCCGGACACCCGGTACGACGGCACCAACCACCGTGAGGTGCAGGGGCCGGACGGCCCGGTGGGGTACGCGCCGGCCAACGAGGACGACCGCTCCTACGGCGACATCACGGTCACCGAGGCCACCAACCGCTCGGTCAACGCCGTCTACGCGCAGATGGCGCAGGACGTCGGCGCGCAGAACGTCAAGCGCACCGCGATCGACCTGGGCGTCCCGGAGAACACCCCGGACATGCCGAGCCGGCCGGCGATCGCGCTGGGCACCGCGACCGCCAGCGCGGTGGAGATGGCCTCGGCGTACGCGACCCTCGACGACCACGGGCGCTACCTGCCGTACTCGCTGGTGGCCAAGGTGAGCCGGGGCGGGGAGAACGTGACCCTGCCGCACCGGGATGGCCGCCAGGCGGTGAGCCGGCGGGCCGCCGACACCACCACGGCGGTGCTGCGGGACGTGGTGGACAGCGCCGACGGCACCGGCAACGCCGCGCAGGCCGCCGGGCGCCCGGCGGCCGGCAAGACCGGCACCGCCGAGTTCGACCAGGCGGTGTGGTTCGCCGGCTACACCCCCGACCTGGTCACCGTGGTCACGGTGATGGGCGAGGACTCCGACACCGGCAAGCACGAGTCGCTGTACGACGTCACCGGGCTGGACCGGGTCAACGGCGGCGGCTACCCGGCGCAGATCTGGGCGCAGTACACCGCCGACGCGCTCCAGGGGCGTCCGGTGGCCGACTTCGACCTCCAGGCGGCCGGGGACACCGGTCTGCCGCCGTCGGCCCCGCCGTCCTCGTCCTCCTCCGCGCCGGCCTCGCCGCCGGCCAGCGCTCCCCCGGCGACGCCGCCGGGGACCACGGCGCCGCCGCCGACGCCGCCGGCGACCTCGGGGCCGCCCACCATGAACCCGGCCGGCGGCGGCCAGGGCGGGGTGACGGTGGGGACCAGCGGCGGTCCGGCCGGGGGCGCCACGGAGGGCGGCGCGGGCGGTCCGGGCGGCGGTACCTCCACCGGCGCCAGCCGGGGCGGCGAGGGCGGTACGACCGTGGGCCCGTCGGGCGGCGGCCAGGGCGGCGCCTCGGCGGGGACGGCGGGCACCGGCCCCGGCGGGGCGGAGGGCGGCGCCCAGGGCGGACCGGGTGCCGCCGGGGACGCCGGGGCGGCGGACGGCGCCCAGGGCCCGCCGCCCCCGTGACGGGTACGCCCGCCCGGGCTCACTTCGAGGTCAGCTCCAGGCCGACCACGGCCGCGACCAGCAGGGCGAGGAAGAAGACCCGGGCCGGGCGGACGGGCTCACCGAAGAGCACCATGCCGAGCACCGCGGTGCCGACCGCGCCGACGCCCACCCAGACGCCGTAGGCGGTGCCCACCGGCAGCCGCCGCACGGCCACCGTCAGCAGCCCCATGCTCACCACGACCCCGGCCACGGTGACCACGCTCGGCCAGAGCCTGGTGAACCCGTCGCTCGCCTTCATCGCGACCGACCAGCACACCTCGAAGACCCCGGCCAGCAACAACAGGACCCACGCCACGACGACACCTCCACCAGGACGGACGACTTCCACAGGGGGTGCGTCGTCTTTGCGGGTCCCGGTACGGCGCGTCTCGTCGGGTCCTTCCCACGCTAGCAAACGGGGCGGGTCACCCCGGGAGGGTCACAGGTACAGGCCGGTGGAGTCCTCCGAGCCCTGGAGGCGTTCGGCGGCCACCGCGTGCAGGTCGCGCTCGCGCATCAGCACGTAGGCGACCCCGCGCACCTCCACCTCGGCGCGGTCCTCCGGGTCGAACAGGACCCGGTCACCCACCTCCACGGTGCGCACGTTCTGCCCCACCGCGACCACCTCGGCCCAGGCGAGACGGCGTCCGACGGAGGCCGTGGCCGGGATGAGGATGCCGCCGGTCGAGCGGCGCTCGCCCTCCGGGATGTCGGTGCGGACCAGCACCCGGTCGTGCAGCATGCGGATGGGCAGCTTGTCGTGCGTGCGCGCGTCGGCGACGGCGCCGCTGTCGAGGGACGTATTCGAGCTCACGTGCACGACGTTACCCGGCGCTCGCGGCGGACGGGCGCCGGGTGCCCGGGATGGGAGGGTACGTCCCCGCGTCCCGGGCCCGGCGCCGCGCGGGCGGGCCGGTCACTTCTTCTTCTTGCGCTTCGAGGAGCGCCCCGCGAGCAGCGCGACCAGCGCCACCGCGGCGATCGCGGCCGGCACCACCCGTTCCATGCGGGGGGAGCCGTCCTCGGCCACCAGCTCACCGCGGACCGAGGAGATCACCCGGTTCACCGTCACGTAGGCCCGCCCGGCCGTACGGTCCACCGCCTGCCGTGCCGAAGCCCGCGCGTTGCCGGCGATGGTCTTCGGGTGCAACCGCACGCCGATCTCGTCCAGCGTCACGGCGAGCTCCTGCCGCCTGCGGACGATGTCCGCCTCGATCTGAGCGGGAGTCCTGCCACCATCCGCCACCGCGCTGCCTCCGTCACCTCGACCGATATCGTTAGACCTTCAGTGCGGACAGTCTGTCAGCTCGGCCCGGCCGGTGCCGCGCGGCACCCCCTTCGGCGCCGCGACCGCCCGCCGGACGCGACGGCGTCCCGCCCCCGGAACCGACGACGAGGAGCCCCAGCCATGAGCGAGCGCCTTCAGCCCGGCGACACCGCCCCCGCGTTCAGCCTCCCCGACGCCGACGGCGACCAGGTCCGCCTCGCCGACCGCCTCGGCCGCAAGGTCATCGTCTACTTCTACCCCGCCGCGCTCACCCCGGGGTGCACCAAGCAGGCGTGCGACTTCACCGACAACCTCCAACTCCTCGCCGACGCCGGTTACGACGTGATCGGCGTCTCCCCGGACAAGCCGGAGAAGCTGGCGAAATTCCGCGAGCAGGAAAACCTGAAGGTCACCCTGGTCGCCGACCCGGAAAAGGAGGTCATGAAGGCGTACGGGGCGTTCGGCGAGAAGAAGCTGTACGGCAAGACCGTCACCGGGGTGATCCGGTCCACCGTGGTGGTCGACGAGGCGGGCAAGGTCGAGCGGGCGCTGTACAACGTCAAGGCCACCGGCCATGTCGCCAAGATCATCAAGGATTTGGGGATCTGAACGCGGGTACCCGGTGGGGCGTCGGCGAGTGACGACCACCGAGAGGCCATTGAATCGGACATCCGGGTAATTCAGGTAATTCTTGACGATGCGGGACCGAAGCCCCGGCCGGCCGGGACCTTGGTTTAGCGCTCCCCTTTTTGCGCAGGCGTCCCTCGGCCGAAAGGCCGCGGAGGTCAAGCCGACGAGAGGAACGCACCGTGCCGACCCGCGATCCCGAGCACCAGGCCGAGGCGGAGGTCGATCCGGAGGTCTACCGACGCCACCGGACGCTCTTCCGGGTCATCAGACGCCGTCAGAACCCGCGGCTGCGCCGTACCGACATCACGGTGACCGACGAGGCGGCGGTCAAGCGGGCCGTGAAGGCCGCGGCGCTGGGCAACGCCATGGAGTGGTTCGACTTCGGGATCTACAGCTACCTCGCGGTCACCATCGGCCACGTCTTCTTCCCCTCCACCAGCGACACCGCCTCCCTGCTGTCGTCCTTCGCCACCTTCGCGGTGGCCTTCCTGGTACGGCCGTTGGGCGGGGCGTTCTTCGGTCCGCTGGGCGACCGGGTGGGGCGCAAGAAGGTGCTGGCGCTCACCATGATCATGATGGCGGTCGGCACCTTCGCCATCGGGCTGATCCCCTCCTACGCGGCGATCGGCTTCTGGTCGCCGGTGCTGCTGATCCTCTTCCGGATGATCCAGGGGTTCTCCACCGGCGGTGAGTACGGCGGCGCCTCGACGTTCATCGCCGAGTACGCCCCGGACAAGCGGCGCGGATTCTTCGGCAGCTTCCTGGAGTTCGGCACGCTGGCCGGCTACATCGGCTCCGCGGGGATGGTCACCATCCTTACCAGCGTGCTCAGTTCGGGGGCGATGAACTCCTGGGGCTGGCGGCTGCCGTTCCTGGTGGCCGGGCCGCTCGGGCTGATCGGTCTGTACCTGCGGCTGAAGCTCGACGAGACCCCGGCGTTCCAGCGGCTGGAGTCGGAGAACGGCGCGGCCCGGGAGATCCGCGCCAGCGAGGCCGCGCAGGGCGTGGAGACGCTGGGCAAGGGCGAGTTCCGGGCCATCTTCACCCAGCACTGGCGGCGGCTGGTGCTGTGCGTGGCGCTGGTCGGCGCGTACAACATCAACGTCTACCTGTTCCAGTCGTACCTGCCGACCTACCTGTCGGACCAGCTCAAGTACAGCCCCACGCACGGCCTGGTGATCCTGTTGGCCGTCCTGGTGCTCCAGATGCTGGTGATCAACCAGGTGGGCCGGCTCAACGACCGGTTCGGCCGCAAGCCGTTGCTGATGGCCGGCATGCTGGGCTTCCTCCTGCTCTCGGTGCCCTCGTTCCTGCTGGTCAAGCAGGGCAGCGTGGTGGCGGTGGCGGCGGGCATGGTGATCCTGGCGCTGTCGCTGGTGTGTCTGCTGGGCACGATGTCGGCGGCGCTGCCGGCGCTCTTCCCGACGCAGGTGCGCTACGGCTCGCTGTCGATCGGGTACAACGTCTCCACCTCGCTGTTCGGCGGGACCACCCCGCTGGTGATCACCGCGCTGCTCAGCGCCACCGGCACCGATCTGATGCCCGCCTACTACTCGATGGCCGCCGCCCTGGTCGGCGTGGTCGCGGTGGCGTGCATGCGGGAGACGGCGCAGCAGCCGCTGGAGGGCTCCCCGCCGGCGGTGGCCACCAAGGAGGAAGCGGTCGAACTCGTCCAATCCCAGATCCAGGAGCCCCGGTTCTGACCTCGGCACCCGGCGCGAGAGCCTAGAATGAGGCGCGACGCGGCCGTGGTGCAATGGCTGACACAGCAGGTTTAGGTCCTGTGGCCCTCACGGGCTTGAGGGTTCGAATCCCTCCGGCCGCACGCCGAACACCGGTGCCCCGGACCGCGGTTGCGGTCCGGGGCACCGGTGCGTCGGGGTACGGGCCGTCAGCCGAGCAGTTCGGCGACGACCGGGGCGAGCGCCCGGAACGCCTTGCCGCGGTGGCTGATGGCGTTCTTCTCCTCCGCCGTCAGCTCGGCGCAGGTACGGCTCTCGCCGAGCGGCTGGAGGATCGGGTCGTAGCCGAAGCCGCCGGTGCCGGCCGGGGTGTGGCGCAACGTGCCCTCCAGGCGCCCCTCGACCACCCGCTGGGTGCCGTCGGGCAGCGCGAGGGCGGCGGCGCAGGCGAAGTGGGCGGCGCGGTGGTCGTCGGCGATGTCGGCGAGCTGGGCCAGCAGCAGCCGCAGGTTGGCCTCGTCGTCGCCGTGCCGGCCGGCCCAGCGGGCGGAGAAGATGCCGGGGGCGCCGCCGAGGACGTCCACGCAGAGCCCGGAGTCGTCGGCGACCGCGGGCAGCCCGGTGGCGCCGGCCAGCGCGTGCGCCTTGAGCAGGGCGTTCTCGGCGAAGGTGACCCC belongs to Streptantibioticus cattleyicolor NRRL 8057 = DSM 46488 and includes:
- a CDS encoding transglycosylase domain-containing protein, whose product is MSDEPSRPDDGDARAHGAGHRHRRRRRRTGWRRLVPTWRMTLGGVLLLLLLVCGGFVAGYLLVDIPPANAAATAQNNVYLYADGTTEIARSGAVNRQNVPLSQVPRSVQHAVLAAEDRDFYSESAVDPRAMVRAAWYTLNGRGRQSGSTITQQYVKNYYLTQSQTVKRKVEEFFIAIKLDREESKDQILEGYLNTSFYGRNAYGIQAAAHAYYNKDVSKLTTAEGAYLASLLNAPSAYDVVAEPQNRDRAVARWNYVLDGMVKKGWLSAAERQRMRFPMPVKSVLGNGLSGQRGYLVEAVRNYLIENKVVDEQTLAAGGYRIVTTIDKAKEDAFVKAAQDQLLSKLSGSGSDRYVRAGGASVDPATGDVVALYGGLDYTKQYVSNATRHDYQVGSTFKPFVLASALEHSASTQDGQPITPDTRYDGTNHREVQGPDGPVGYAPANEDDRSYGDITVTEATNRSVNAVYAQMAQDVGAQNVKRTAIDLGVPENTPDMPSRPAIALGTATASAVEMASAYATLDDHGRYLPYSLVAKVSRGGENVTLPHRDGRQAVSRRAADTTTAVLRDVVDSADGTGNAAQAAGRPAAGKTGTAEFDQAVWFAGYTPDLVTVVTVMGEDSDTGKHESLYDVTGLDRVNGGGYPAQIWAQYTADALQGRPVADFDLQAAGDTGLPPSAPPSSSSSAPASPPASAPPATPPGTTAPPPTPPATSGPPTMNPAGGGQGGVTVGTSGGPAGGATEGGAGGPGGGTSTGASRGGEGGTTVGPSGGGQGGASAGTAGTGPGGAEGGAQGGPGAAGDAGAADGAQGPPPP
- a CDS encoding DMT family transporter, whose protein sequence is MAWVLLLLAGVFEVCWSVAMKASDGFTRLWPSVVTVAGVVVSMGLLTVAVRRLPVGTAYGVWVGVGAVGTAVLGMVLFGEPVRPARVFFLALLVAAVVGLELTSK
- a CDS encoding GroES family chaperonin; its protein translation is MLHDRVLVRTDIPEGERRSTGGILIPATASVGRRLAWAEVVAVGQNVRTVEVGDRVLFDPEDRAEVEVRGVAYVLMRERDLHAVAAERLQGSEDSTGLYL
- a CDS encoding DUF3618 domain-containing protein, yielding MADGGRTPAQIEADIVRRRQELAVTLDEIGVRLHPKTIAGNARASARQAVDRTAGRAYVTVNRVISSVRGELVAEDGSPRMERVVPAAIAAVALVALLAGRSSKRKKKK
- the bcp gene encoding thioredoxin-dependent thiol peroxidase, whose amino-acid sequence is MSERLQPGDTAPAFSLPDADGDQVRLADRLGRKVIVYFYPAALTPGCTKQACDFTDNLQLLADAGYDVIGVSPDKPEKLAKFREQENLKVTLVADPEKEVMKAYGAFGEKKLYGKTVTGVIRSTVVVDEAGKVERALYNVKATGHVAKIIKDLGI
- a CDS encoding MFS transporter encodes the protein MPTRDPEHQAEAEVDPEVYRRHRTLFRVIRRRQNPRLRRTDITVTDEAAVKRAVKAAALGNAMEWFDFGIYSYLAVTIGHVFFPSTSDTASLLSSFATFAVAFLVRPLGGAFFGPLGDRVGRKKVLALTMIMMAVGTFAIGLIPSYAAIGFWSPVLLILFRMIQGFSTGGEYGGASTFIAEYAPDKRRGFFGSFLEFGTLAGYIGSAGMVTILTSVLSSGAMNSWGWRLPFLVAGPLGLIGLYLRLKLDETPAFQRLESENGAAREIRASEAAQGVETLGKGEFRAIFTQHWRRLVLCVALVGAYNINVYLFQSYLPTYLSDQLKYSPTHGLVILLAVLVLQMLVINQVGRLNDRFGRKPLLMAGMLGFLLLSVPSFLLVKQGSVVAVAAGMVILALSLVCLLGTMSAALPALFPTQVRYGSLSIGYNVSTSLFGGTTPLVITALLSATGTDLMPAYYSMAAALVGVVAVACMRETAQQPLEGSPPAVATKEEAVELVQSQIQEPRF
- the rdgB gene encoding RdgB/HAM1 family non-canonical purine NTP pyrophosphatase, which gives rise to MTAAVQRLVLATRNAHKVTELRAILTGAGLAVELVGADAYPEVPDVKETGVTFAENALLKAHALAGATGLPAVADDSGLCVDVLGGAPGIFSARWAGRHGDDEANLRLLLAQLADIADDHRAAHFACAAALALPDGTQRVVEGRLEGTLRHTPAGTGGFGYDPILQPLGESRTCAELTAEEKNAISHRGKAFRALAPVVAELLG